One window of Desulfobacca acetoxidans DSM 11109 genomic DNA carries:
- a CDS encoding phosphotransferase enzyme family protein, protein MSVDPVLAAAERFSPEGGIVAVQEYGGGNVNDTFLVTLGEAADSRFILQRLNRRVFPQPELVMGNLRTFTRHLQRSEQQELHSSDRRWETPEVRFTQDGSDYWIDPQGSFWRSLSFIEQARSLDSINGLDHAAEVGYALGRFHRLLSDLPPDLLSDTLPGFHLTPGYVRQYDQVLEECRQPRSPEVDFALKFIDRRRAGVSVLEQARNDGTLTQRIIHGDPKVNNVLLDNLTNLAVAMIDLDTVKPGLVQYDIGDCLRSGCNPLGEETAAWETVRFEADLCQAILRGYLSQARDFMRPSDYNYLYDAVRLIAFELGLRFFTDYLAGDLYFKARDPEHNLARGLVQFKLTESIESQAGTIQTIIRDLR, encoded by the coding sequence ATGAGTGTGGATCCGGTTCTGGCTGCTGCCGAGCGCTTTTCGCCAGAGGGCGGGATTGTTGCGGTCCAGGAATATGGCGGGGGCAATGTCAATGATACCTTTCTGGTAACGCTAGGGGAGGCGGCCGATTCGCGATTCATCTTGCAGAGGCTCAACCGGCGGGTCTTTCCGCAACCGGAACTGGTTATGGGCAACCTCAGAACCTTTACCCGCCATCTGCAGCGAAGCGAGCAGCAGGAGCTTCACAGTTCCGACCGGCGCTGGGAAACCCCCGAGGTGCGGTTCACCCAGGACGGCAGCGACTATTGGATTGACCCTCAGGGCTCGTTCTGGCGCAGCCTCAGCTTTATCGAGCAGGCCAGATCCCTAGACTCCATTAATGGTTTAGACCATGCCGCGGAAGTGGGTTACGCCCTGGGCCGCTTTCACCGACTGTTGAGCGACCTTCCTCCCGATCTCCTTTCAGACACACTGCCCGGGTTTCACCTTACACCGGGATACGTGCGGCAATATGACCAGGTTTTGGAGGAGTGCCGCCAGCCGAGATCGCCGGAAGTCGATTTTGCCCTGAAGTTTATCGACAGGCGGCGGGCTGGGGTCTCTGTCCTGGAGCAGGCCCGAAACGACGGTACGCTCACCCAAAGGATTATCCATGGTGATCCCAAGGTCAACAATGTCCTGTTGGATAATCTTACCAACTTGGCCGTGGCCATGATTGATCTGGATACGGTCAAACCCGGCCTGGTGCAGTATGATATCGGCGACTGCCTGCGCTCCGGCTGCAATCCGCTGGGCGAGGAAACCGCCGCCTGGGAGACGGTCCGTTTTGAGGCCGATCTGTGCCAGGCCATACTGCGAGGGTATCTTTCCCAGGCCCGTGATTTCATGAGGCCATCTGATTACAATTATCTCTACGATGCCGTGCGACTCATCGCCTTCGAGCTAGGCCTCAGGTTTTTCACCGACTATCTGGCCGGCGACCTCTATTTCAAGGCCCGAGATCCGGAGCACAACCTGGCCCGCGGCTTGGTGCAGTTCAAACTGACCGAGAGCATCGAATCTCAGGCCGGGACAATTCAAACCATCATCAGAGACCTCAGATAA
- the tpx gene encoding thiol peroxidase, protein MTERQGVITIHGNPLTLLGDEIKVGSPAPDCELLDNDLHPVKLSSYRDKVLVLASVPSLDTPVCDFESRRFNDEAAGLGEAVQVVVVSMDLPFAQKRWCGAAGAARLQTLSDHRQADFGAAYGVLIKELRLLARAVFIVDREGIVQYVQLVPEVAAEPDYEAVLRALNSIITENQ, encoded by the coding sequence ATGACCGAAAGACAGGGTGTTATCACCATCCATGGCAATCCCCTGACCTTGCTCGGAGATGAGATTAAAGTCGGCTCTCCGGCGCCGGACTGTGAGTTGTTGGACAACGACTTGCATCCCGTCAAACTTTCTTCTTATCGAGACAAGGTCCTGGTCTTGGCCTCGGTGCCATCCCTGGATACCCCCGTGTGCGATTTCGAATCACGGCGTTTTAACGATGAAGCGGCAGGACTGGGTGAGGCGGTCCAGGTGGTGGTCGTGAGCATGGACCTGCCCTTTGCGCAGAAACGCTGGTGTGGCGCGGCGGGGGCGGCCAGGCTGCAGACTTTATCGGACCACCGCCAGGCTGATTTTGGCGCCGCCTATGGTGTTCTCATTAAAGAACTGCGTCTGTTGGCTCGGGCCGTTTTTATTGTCGACCGGGAGGGAATTGTGCAGTATGTTCAACTAGTCCCGGAGGTCGCGGCCGAGCCGGATTATGAAGCGGTCCTGCGGGCCTTAAACAGCATCATTACTGAGAATCAATAA